The Pyrus communis chromosome 12, drPyrComm1.1, whole genome shotgun sequence genomic sequence ACCATTTTTTAAGAcccataagttttttttttttttttttttttacaggttATTAATGTGGTGAAATAGCAATTTTTTGGTATATGCTTTATAGAAAGTATTATAAGCTCTTCGGAAGTGGTTCGACAGTTTTTTAAGACTGATaatcttatgtttaaatattagCAAAATTGTGTATGGCttaaatattaacaaaattGATCCTAAATCGTGACTTATAGCTcacaattttaatgaaaaatgaaacttttgaaattttgtaacttttttgaTATACGCTTTAAAGAAAGTATTATAAGCTCTTCGAAAGTGGTTGGACAGTTTTTTTGGACTCATAAGTATattttatgcattttttttttggtgaaatagaaaaataaacaaacattgGCGCTCAACGAAAACGGTAACCGAGATCTAGAAAAATCATAAGTGCCCTCCACATATTATTGAGAAACTTATTCATCAATCAAAATGACACGAAAGTAGGCTTATGATCGCTAGTTTAAAGATTGGCAAAATTGATCCAAAATCGTGACTTATAGCTcacagttttaatgaaaaatgaaacttttgaacgtttaaattttttttggtatacaCTTTATAGAAAGTATTATAAGCTCTTCGAAAGTGGTTCGACTGTTTTTTAGGCCTCATAATCATATATTACATACATTTAATGTGgtgaaacagaaaaataaataaacaatggtGCTAAACAAAAACGATATTCGAGGTCTAAAAACATTATTGAGAAGCTTATTGGTCAACCAAACTGACATGAAAGTAGACTTACGATCACTACTTTATAAATAAGCAAAACCGATCCGTAATTGTGACTTATAGCTCACACTTTTCgcgaaaaatgaaaattatcaacatttacaaattttttggtATACGCATTAAAGATTGTTTTATAAGATCTTCGGAAGTAGTTGGATCATTTTTTAAGacttataagttttttttacgGATTATTACTgtggtgaaaagaaaaataaataaacattggcGGCGAACGCAAATGATATCCGTGATTTGAAAAAATCATTAAGAGCCTAACATATTATTGAGAAGTTTATTTATCAATCAAAATGACATGAACGTAGGCTTATGATCACTAGTTTAAAGATTAGCAAAATTGTGACTCTcacaattttaatgaaaaatgaaacttttgaacatttgcaatttttttggtaTACACTTTAAAGAAAGTATTATCAGCTCTTCGAAAGTGGTTGGACAGTTTTTTAGGACTCATAAGgatattttacccttttttttattttttttattttttgtggtgaaatagaaaaataaacaaacactgGCGCTGAGCGAAAATGATATCCGAGATATAGAAAAATCATTAAGAGCCCTACATAGATTATTGAGAAGCCTATTGATCATTCCAAATGACACAAAATTAGGCTTACGATCACtactttagaaattagaaaaatcGATCCGTAATTGTGACTTATTGCTcacacttttaatgaaaaatgcaaattttgaaaatttgaaaattttttggTATATGCATTCAAGAATGCCTTATAAGCTCCTCGGAAGTAGTTGGCCTATTTTTTAAGACCTATAATTCTTTTTTACGGATTATTAATGTGGTGAAATAGAATAATAAATAAACGCTACTAGGGAGGGGAAATGATATCTGAGATccgaaaaaaaatcattaagagcCCTTTAAACAGATTATTGAGAAGCTTATTGATCGATCAAAATGAGACGAAAGTAGGCTTACGATCACTAGTTTAAAGATTACACAAATTGATCCCAAATCGTGACTTATTGCTCacagttttaacgaaaaatgaaacttttgaaCATTTACAACTTTTTTGGTATACGCTCTAAAGAAAGTATTATAAGCTCTTCGGAAGTGGTTGGAAAGTTTTTATGACTCACAAGGATatattttatggattttttttttgtggtgaaatagaaaaaaaaaataaaaatactggCCCTAAGCGAAAATGATATCCGAGATCTAGTAAAATCATTAAGAGGCCTACATAGACTATTGAGAAGCTTATTGATCAAGCAAAATGACACGAAAGTAGGCTTACGATCACTACTTTAGAAATTAGCAAAATCGATCCGTAATCGTGACTTATAGATTACAGTAGTCGTGCAAAATGCAAATCTTGAACATTTGCAAATTTTTTGGTATATGCATTCATGACTGTCTTATAAACTCTTCGGAAGTAGTTGGCCCATTTTTTAAGACCTATAAGTTTTTTTTACGGATTATTAATGtggtgaaatagaaaaataaataaacactagCGAAGAGCGGAAATGATATCCGAAGAAATCATTAAGAGCCCTAAACAGATTATTGAGAAGCTTATTGATTGATCAAAATGACAAGAAAGCAGGCTTACGATCACTAGTTTAAAGATTAGCAAAATTGATCCAAATCATGAGTTATAACTTacagttttaatgaaaaatgaaacttAAGCTCTTCGGAAGTGGTTCGACACTTTTTTAGGACTCATAATTATATGTTACTGATTTTTTAAAATGgggaaatagaaaaataaataaacactggcTGGGCGAAAATGATATCCGAGATCTAAAAATCATTAAGAGCCCTACACAGATTATTGAGAAGCTTATTGATCAAATAAAATGGCAAGAAGGTAGGCTTCCGACAACTACTttagaaattaacaaaatcaaTTCGTAATCGTGACATATTGCTTGCAGTTTTcgtgaaaaatataaattttgaataattGCAAATATATAAACACATGGTTTTTTAACGGGTTATTAATGTGGTGAAATAGCAATTTTTTGGTATATGCTTCATAGAAAGTATTATAAGCTCTTCGGAAGTGGTTCGACAATTTTTTAAGACTAATAATCTTAAGTttaaatattaacaaaattGCGTATGGCTTAAATATTAGCAAAATTGATCCAAAATCGTGAGTTATAGCTcacagttttaatgaaaaatgaaacttttgaaaatttgtaattttttttatgtacgCTTTAAAGAAAGTATTATAAGCTCTTCGAAAGTGGTTTGACAAATTTTTAGGACTCGTAAGTATATtttacagatttttttttttggtgaaatagaaaaataaacaaacattgGCGCTCAGCGAAAACGATAACTAAGATCTCGAAAAATCATTAAGTGCCCTCCACAGATTATTGAGAAGCTTATTGATCAATCAAAATGACACGAAGGTAGGCTTACAATCACTAGTTTAAAGATTGGCAAAATTGATCCAAAATCGTGACTTATAGCTcacagttttaatgaaaaatgaaacttttgaatgtttaatttattttttttggtattctCTTTATAGAAAGTATTATAAGCTCTTCGAAAGTGGTTCAATCGTTTTTTAGGACTCGTAATCATATATTACAGACATTTAATGTGgtgaaacagaaaaataaataaacaatggcACTGAACGAAAATGATATCCGATGTCTAAGAAAATCATTAAGAGCCCTACACAGATTATTGAGAAGCTTATTGGTCAACCAAATTGACATGAAAGTAGACTTACGATCAGTACTTTAGAAATATGCAAAAACGATCCGTAATTGTGACTTATAGCTCACAGTTTTTGTgaaagatgaaaattttaaacatttgcaatttttttggtaTACGCATTAAAGACTGTTTTATAAGCTCTTCAGAAGTAGTTGGACCATTTTTTAAGACCTATAAGTTTTTTTACGGATTATTACTAtggtgaaaagaaaaataaataaacactaacAACGAACACAAATGATTTCCGGGATTTGAAAAAATCATTAAGAGCCTACACAGATTATTGAGAAGCTTATTTATCAATCAAAATGACACGAAAGTAGGTTTATAATCACTAGTTTAAAGATTAGCAAAATTGATCCAAAATCGTGAGTTATAGCtcaaagttttaatgaaaaatgaaacttttgaaCATTTGCAATTTTTGTAGTATACACTTCAAAGAAAGTATTATAAGCTCTTCGGAAGTGGTTTGACAGTTCTTTAGGACTCAGAATTATAAGTTACAGATTTTTAAATGtgatgaaatagaaaaataaataaacactggcACTGGGCGAAAATGATATCCGAGATCTAGAAAAATCATTAAGAGCCCTACACAGATTATTGAGAAGCTTATTGCTCAACCAAAATGATATGAAAGTAGGCTTACAATCACTACCTTAGAAATTAGCAAAATTGATCTGTAATCGTGACTTATATAGCTCactgtttttcatgaaaaatgcaattttgaacatttgcaatttttttggtaTACACATTCAAGAAAGTTTTATAAGCTCTTTGGAGGTAGTTGGACCATTTTTTAAGACCTATAAGTTGTTTTTTACGGATTATTAATGtggtgaaatagaaaaataaattaacactAACGGAGAGCGGAAATGATATCTGAGATCCGAAAAAATCATTAAGAGCCCTATACAGATCATTGAGAAGCTTATAGATTGACCAAAATGGCCTGAAAGTAGGCTGAGATCACTTGTTTATAGATTTGTAAAATTGATCCAAAATTGTGACACACAATTTTcgtgaaaaatgcaaattttcaacCATTGCAATTTTTATGgtatatgtcacatcccaactcCCAGCCTCCAAGGATATTGTCCGCTCTtgcattccctgcccgaagacaggGCTACCTcgcggttttgtttctgtggaccggtactcgcCCGTAGGCAGCGCCTGCCAACCCCGAAGGGCCTGCCCACAAAAGGCCTCCTTGAAACTTAAGAGTTgtgaatggatatataaggccaggactcgaccctcgtgtggccgatgtgggatactacaatccaccccccttagggagcccgacgtcctcgtcggcacaccgaACCAACACGAgtccggctctgataccaaattgtcacatcccaactccCAGCCTCTAAGGATATTGTCCGCTCTtgcattccctgcccgaagacaggGCTACCTCGCGGTTTTGTTTCTATGGACCGGTACTCGCCCGTAGGCAGCGCCTGCCAACCCCGAAGGGCCTGCCCACAAAAGGCCTCCTTGAAACTTAAGAGTTgtgaatggatatataaggccaggactcgaccctcgtgtggccgatgtgggatactacagtATACGCgttaaggttctaaaaaacgctaggcgctagtcgggcggcgggctAGCGCTTAGTGTCTAGGCGGCtcggcggatttaggtaaatttcttgtatatctggtaaataagtgcatattgacacttacaaaaaattaaacttgtatgagatccatggataagataataaaagaataataaaatgcaaaaagagtatccaacaagtccaaaatttaaagacacattaagcatatatgccatagaaccatagtgaggagtattataggatgacacatgtacaataagttcacaatttaaaaccacataaaatgcaaaatagaaggaaaataaggaaatatagtaatgtagataggatttttttttaatttcaaaaaaaaaaaaaaaaaacctcctagccGCCTAGCACCGCCTAACCCGCCTAGAGCCGCCTAGGGCTGCCTCGCCCGTCTAGAGCCCAACTGATTTTTCCAACCGATTTGCGAGAAAACGCCTCGGGTCACCACCACCCagcgcctaggcggccgcctaggcccttttttagaacattgcgtTAAACAAAGTATTATAAGCTCTTCGGAAGTAGTTGGACCATTTATTAAGACCTGTATGtatattttgcaaatttttaatgtgatgaaatagaaaaataaataaacactagCGTAGAGTGTAAGTATTATATGAGATCTAGAAAAATCATTACGGGCCCTACATAGATTATTAAGAAGTTTATTGATCGATCAAAATTACACAAATAAGTAGGTTTACGATCACTGCTTATGAAATTAGCAAAATTGATCCATAAATGTAATTTATAACTCACAGTTTTCGTGAAAAtgtaaattttgaatatttgcCAATTTTTTGGTATATGCATTAAAGAAAGTTTTATAAGGTATTCGGAAGTAGTTGTACCACTAATAAGACCCATAAGtattattttcggatttttaaagtggtgaaattaacaaaatataaaatactgGTGGTGAGCTAAAGTGAtatttgagattcaaaaaaatcaataaaagccCTACACAAATTATTGAAAAGCTTATCGATCaaccaaaaagataaaaaaataggTTTACATTCACTACTTTAGAAATTAGTAAAAAGCTCACAGTTTTcgtgaaatgaaaattttgaatttccaaATATTTTGATATATGCGTTAAGGAAAGTTTTATAAGCTCCATAGAAGCAGTTGGGCCATTTATTAAGACCTAGAAATAATTTCTCcatataattaatataaaatagaaataaaaataaaattactgtCGGAGAACGAGTGCCAATTCATATATGTTATCCATTAAGAGAGCATTACGCTTTGGAATACTTCAATTGATTGTAATATAATAGCAACGGCTAATTAATTCATTTCCTCTCCATCTTCCTCAttgtataaatatgtatataccTCACAGACCTTTACTAAAGGTACCTTTAGCCTGATATTCTTCACTTGTTCTTTTTTCAAGCaagattatatattttatttattcattgaaACAACAAAAAGTGGGACTCAGTCAAATTAAGCTTTTGAAAATTCTATCTTAATGCATGGTTGATCGTCCTTTTTATTCATATTGTAATTTTAACTTCTGGCTATCTTAATTGAGATCGATTTAATTAACACCTATTTATGCATGTATTTTGAACaatattttcaataaaattcccgacgaacaaaaaatgcaattcagtttaaaaaaaaaattttaataaaattaatcaaCACTGAGAGAAATGAGGATTTGAACCCAAGTGTAATGTATCTCTAACTATTAGGGTAATCGACCGCATACCAAACTGCAATACGGTTAGTGGCTTATTGCCAAAAGAATTGGTACATATTAATATTGAATTTTAATCCAGACCAGTTCAATTAATTAGTAGTTACAACCAAGTCTATACCTGCTTCTAAAAATTAATCCAAGTCTTTTACCTGCTTCGATTATCGAGAGGGAAAATCCAAGACCAGTTCATCATCAGTGTCTCTTGCTAATCTATAAATACAGAAGTGTCCCCATACATAATTTTCATCCATCTCAAAGCAACTGATCATCTAGCAGCTACTACTACCactttttttaaaatcacctcagtaccaaatcagGGCTTAACCCAGGATTCCGTTAGTGGAGCTGACctaccatatatgtatattttttttttagttttatatttataaattcgtTGAATTCAATGATTAAGATCTAACttgatcaaatccaacggtaaaaaaatatatctaacggtccaaatttaaatccaactgctaaagtaattaaaaaaaaattattttctgtgtttcatattcttttgtagtgttccacgagtttcatggtgtcggtttagtgatttttcaatatatattggaatctaaatatttttaggttaaaatgttcataaaattaaattatgatagtctacataaatttttttttaaaaagttactttaagaaagaaattatcctaaattcattatttaataatctaaggctaaaaatttaacctagaagggttgaaggagaaaaactgtttctggattaaaatctaaattgtaacatcccacatcgccctggagagtggatcctgtaagccttatatgtaccTGCCCACCTCCaaatagcacgaggccttttgggaactcactggcttcgggttccgtaggaactccgaagttaagcgagttcgcgcgagagcaatctcaaGATGGGTGAcacactgggaagttctcgtgtgaattcccataaacaaaatcgagagggcgtggtcggggcccaaaacggataatatcgtgGTATGGTAGAGTTGAGCCCGGGATATGGTGGaggctcgggccgggatgtgacataaattTTCTGGAATTTtctggattaaaaaatttagattttaacccaAAGATGGAGATGGTCTAAACACTTCATATTTGAAGTTGAATAAGCCGCGACCATATATTCCTTATAGTAAAACTCATTCTATATTGGATCACTTCGAAATTCAAGTGCACCAACGTAgacatatttttgttaattgttcACTTTTGATCAATTTGGATTTACATGAGAAATCAGGTCCGCATTGGACATCTTTTCGGCCTAGATTTGGACCAAACTTTGTTCATTGCCCAATTTATGAAAACATGACTAACCATGACTAAAAGATTACTACAATGAGAAGAAAATAACGGAAATTACATATTATGGAACACAGTAACATTTGGTGTTTTCACGTTTTATCCCCTGTTTTGCTGTTCTTTtgctcttttattttcaatcttaATAGTAAAATGACAGTTTTATCCATGTGGTACGCATGTGGGTATAATGCGTCCTTGAGTTCCAGCTGTTGTTCTCCTTTCTCGACAGGATAAACCCACGTGTTGGTCATCGCGGGAAGCTCTTCTACTGCTTCCGATACACCTCTCTCGATCTCTCCAGCTCTCTCCCAAAAACCAGGAACAAAAAATCTCTTAAGTTCTCTCGGCCAACCAAAGCTCGCCCATTTGGGCTTCCACTCCCATCCAACCAAACCCCCAATAACAATCACAACAATCGACATTGGGGTTATCAACATCATCAACTCCCCCAGCACCTCAACTATCGTGGGTCGTCTTAGAATCTCCATAAAAGCCGACGCCAACACCATCGTTGAGCAGAAAAAGCACAGAAAAATCCAAAAGTTTaaaaaacgaagaaaaaaaaagaagagaaaaatccTCGATTGAATCGGATACTCGTATGATCCAAAAGTTTAAAATTCTAGTTTTTCATCTCAGATTGTAGTTTTTCTTTGTTGCATTTGTCAATTGCCCTCAACAATTGTGGGATTAAAGTTATCTTTAACAGGATATTCTTCACTTGGTTCTTTTTCAAGCAAAATTGTATATTGTATATTGAAACACCAAATAATGGGACTCGGTCAAATTATTTATGTGCTGGAAAATTCAAACATAAGTAGCTTCTGATTTCAAGTGTCAAATTATTCATAatttatagttttaatttcggttATCTTAATTGAGATCGATTTAATTAGTTACTGAAAACACCTATACACGCATATTTTAGTTTTactaaattttattaataataaatgttAATCCAAGACCAGTTCAgttaatattaaattataatCCAAGACCAGTTCAATCAATTCGTAATTACAACCAAGTCTTTACCTGCTTCGATTATCGAGAAGGAAAATCCAAGACCAGTTCATCATCAGTGTCTCTTGCTAATCTATAAATACAGAAGTGTCCCCATACATAATTTGCATCCATCTCAAAGCAACTGATCATCTAATACTACTTTAGTTACACGGTATATATCAAAGTACAAGGTCCAAGTCCTTGCTAATCTATAGGATAATCTCCTATAAACTTTAGCTAGCGATGAAAGGAGTTCATTTCCCTGTAACTGCTATTGCCCTATTAGCATTCGCCACCCTCCTTGCCTCTGCCTCTGATCCAAGTCCTCTTCAGGATTTTTGCGTAGCAATTAATAACACCGATCCTGCTGGTACGTATAATTATATGTTTTAATTACATAAATACAATATCATTAATTAAGATTACTattatgttgtataattaatttatgttttatttttttgtcaagtaAAATTCCTTTTAGTAAATATATAGAGTACGTAGGAAATAACAAGGCctaaagagtaatgttattcataccatattagTCTTATTAACTATTCTCAAATAGAATGTGCTCTTGGGTTGtatcacatttttataccaccttaggtaGCATTTGACGTgaacaaccatatcatttgaattactcagatttttaaatttaatttattatttaataaactaataattaagaaaatatgatacaaaaacataatatgaatAGTATTACTCAGCCCTAAACCTTATATGATTGTGCAAGGCTGATGTTACATGGCTGATGGCTCATCATCATCCATGCATGTACAACACGTACgtgcataaaaaaaatttaaaaaaaaaaaaaaagaaaaaaaaagattaatttgTTTGTCTGTTTCATTTCGAACAGTGTTTGTGAACGGGAAGTTCTGCAAGAACCCAAAACTTGCGTCAGCAAACGATTTCTTCTCTGACAAGCTTCGGAACCCCGGAAACACATCGAATCCGATTGGTTCAATTGTTACGGCAGCAAACGTAGACGATATACCCGGACTCAACACTCTCGGCATATCCTTTGCTCGCTTAGACTTTGCACCAAATGGCCTCAATCCTCCTCACACTCACCCTCGTGCCACGGAGATACTCATAGTCCTGGAAGGCTCACTCTACGTCGGATTCGTCACATCCAATGCCGACGGCAATCGGCTGTTCACCAAAGTGTTGTACAAGGGAGATGTGTTTGTGTTCCCAGTCGGTCTTATTCACTTCCAACTCAATGTCGGAAAAACCAACGGTTTGGCCATCGCGGGTCTCAGCAGCCAGAACCCGGGAGTGATCACCATTGCGAATGCAGTCTTCGGATCCAACCCTCACATCAACCCTGATGTTTTGGCCAAGGCATTCCAGGTGGACGAGAAGGAGGTTGATTATCTTCAGAAACAGTTTTGGTACAACAACCATTAATCAAAACGACTACACAAATTATATGAAATCTAATATTAAAACAACTACACAAATTATATGAAATCTAAAATTAAGTAAATAAGAAGATCATGGTTTGATTTTGCTTATGTAATGATGTACcagtataatattaataaaacaGTGATGTATGTTGCTTATCCCGAAATTTCGGTCGAGCTCTTACTTTTAGTTTGAACAATCGAAAAAAGCAATTACTTGTCATGTAGATGTAGCTGGGTTTTaatgttttgtgtgttgtgttgtgttggtCAGTGCAACCATACAAAGAGGACAAAGCAATATTGGTGGATTTGTGTGGTCTTCGTGATTTCACCATAAAATGGAGAACAAAGTGTCAGGTATCAACAAATACAAATACTTGATCAAAATGGAGGTAGCCTAATTACAATGAACCcctcaaattttattttcatgtgtGTGGATACAGTCACTGTAATTGTTTGCCAATTTGATCTCCATTTATGATGAGGTCACAAATCCATCATATTGTTTAGCGGGTTCCACAAAATCACTAAATGCTCTACATGAATTATTAAGAGCCTTACAATTGTTCTTTTGGATTAGAAAATATTAATAAGAAATAATGACTTGCAGCTCATAATTTTCGTaagaattacaaattttaaatattatagaAGCTATAAGCCcatttcaaacttcaaagtgtTGGAGCatttattgagtaatatatagaagttttttttattttttttatagatttttaATGTGTAGTGGaccgaaaataaaataattaaatactgTCGATAAGCAAAAGTGTTATCCAAGTTCTAGAAAATCACTGATCGCCCAacacaatttattaaaatgcttATCGCACGACGAAAATGATACAAAAGTAAGCTTCTGATTGGTCCTTTAAATTAGAAATTTACGACTTGTAGCTCATAATTTGtgaaaaaatacaattttaagggcattaaagaaaaatatcgtAATTTGTAAGTGAAACGGTTGGAACACAAGTAACGGAAGCATTTGTTACGCGGATTACAGTAGGAAATTAACTGTCATCTATCTCTGCACATAGAGAAATGGATGTGGTGCTGCCTCTACCTGGAGCTACTGCCTCCGCCGCCTCTAGATCTTATTCCAGGCGTGTGCGACGCCGCATCGTGGTCAAAGATTGTCAGTCAGCAGAGGACGTCAAGGAAATTAGGGTGTGCACCAACCGCACTTGCCGCAGACAAGGTTCGATGCAAATCGTTGAGGCTCTCACCGATCTCGCGCCTCCTAACGTCTCCGTCAAATCCTCCGGCTGCTTGGGCCGCTGTGGGGCAGGCCCCAACCTCGTGGCGCTTCCCGCCGCGACTTTGGTCGCTCACTGCGGCACCACCGCTCGAGCGGCCGAGGTCCTCGTGGCACTAGTTCTGCCAGGGGGAAGAGgaggtgatggtggtggtggttcgaATTGGAACGCTATTGTTAACAAGAGTTTGGAAGCGCTGGCGTTGAGAAACAAGGCGCGAAGTGAAGTAGTTGACAAGAACAATTTCTCTCAGGCTGAGCTCCTCCTCTCACAGGTACTCTCTAGCTAGCTCTCACTACTCTCAGTtatatatttaaaagaaaatataacaagtgatttaatttaattaaacacaATTAGCATATTACTGCATGCAGGCTATAGAATTAGGACCAATTGGGGGTGTTCATATTATGTATAAGGAGAGGTCCCTTGCAAGATTAGCATCCGGCAATTGTTCCGGGGCTCTTGAAGATGCCGCTCAAGCTTTGGCTTTGCATCCTCTCTATCCTGAGGTGCATGCTTGGTCTCATTATTTGATTcgttaactaataaattattccattgcttaattaattaccacgtgtgtatgtatatatggtTATTAGCATCCAGCATTTCTCCCTGCTGCCTCTGCCTCTCTGGGTAGGCAGTAGGCAGTGGTCACAatacattttaatttcataaagtTGATCATAATTTGTACTTTGTTCAGGCTTATATTTGCCAAGGTGATGCATTCTTGGTCATGAACAAATTTGACTCGGCGCAGAGATCATATTCGACAGCTTTACAGATGGATCCTTCTCTTCGACGTTCCAAATCTTTCAAGGTAGTCAATTTTTATCACTGACTTTGTGACTATATCCTTATACATGATTATCCATGTAATCCGTTCAATGTGCAAGATTTGATGCGTTCTGGAGACTTTGTCTACTCCTGTCCTGAATGTAATGCAAGatgtaaatacacaaaaaatttataacttTAACTTGAAGATGGCTTGGAAAATGGCACGGAACATATATATGTACGTGAAATTTCACTGCTCTTAGATTTGATTTCTGCCTTCCATTGCTAGGTCGGTTAAACGTACAATTTGGTTTTGGGTTGAACAGTGCAATCTGAACCTCGAGTTTGTTTTCTGTAGTCTGGAGTTGAACTTGATCCAGAGCTAATGCAATTGGATTTTTGTTTACAAATGGTGGTTGTCGAATTCTTTTCCCATTTATTGATATCATACTTTTCTCATCACCTGTGCCACTGATGCAGGCTAGGATTGCAAACCTAGAGAAACTCACTGCCGCAAATCTGCCTTAAGAGCTGCAATGTTCCTGGAGTCATGTATAAATCGATCAATTACTCAACTTTGATGATAAGTCATAATGTTTGTTCTGCTTGCTTCCAGGTGGGTCTCTTTAGATGGTTTTCAGAACATTATTTCACTTGACTGTACTATACTTAGCAGAACATCTC encodes the following:
- the LOC137711398 gene encoding germin-like protein subfamily 1 member 13 gives rise to the protein MKGVHFPVTAIALLAFATLLASASDPSPLQDFCVAINNTDPAVFVNGKFCKNPKLASANDFFSDKLRNPGNTSNPIGSIVTAANVDDIPGLNTLGISFARLDFAPNGLNPPHTHPRATEILIVLEGSLYVGFVTSNADGNRLFTKVLYKGDVFVFPVGLIHFQLNVGKTNGLAIAGLSSQNPGVITIANAVFGSNPHINPDVLAKAFQVDEKEVDYLQKQFWYNNH
- the LOC137710325 gene encoding uncharacterized protein; the protein is MDVVLPLPGATASAASRSYSRRVRRRIVVKDCQSAEDVKEIRVCTNRTCRRQGSMQIVEALTDLAPPNVSVKSSGCLGRCGAGPNLVALPAATLVAHCGTTARAAEVLVALVLPGGRGGDGGGGSNWNAIVNKSLEALALRNKARSEVVDKNNFSQAELLLSQAIELGPIGGVHIMYKERSLARLASGNCSGALEDAAQALALHPLYPEAYICQGDAFLVMNKFDSAQRSYSTALQMDPSLRRSKSFKARIANLEKLTAANLP